A part of Candidatus Electrothrix aestuarii genomic DNA contains:
- a CDS encoding AAA family ATPase, with protein sequence MTDRKKMEQPTLYVFFGLIASGKSTLAELFAAQQGLPYYNTDRVRKELAGLAANERRPDGMGQGIYTPEFTEKTYQTMLDRANEDLQQGKTGVVLDGSYSKATDRHKVNELAQTLQVNALFFLCSCSEQETQRRLALRAQDPNAVSDGRWEIFVQQRAKFEQPDELPLQQLSRIDTEADPQELLGLLTS encoded by the coding sequence ATGACGGACAGAAAAAAAATGGAGCAGCCCACCCTTTACGTCTTCTTCGGCCTGATCGCCTCAGGAAAATCAACCTTAGCAGAGCTCTTTGCAGCGCAACAAGGCTTACCGTATTATAATACGGACAGAGTACGCAAAGAACTGGCCGGTCTTGCGGCAAATGAGCGCCGACCGGACGGCATGGGCCAGGGGATCTACACACCTGAGTTTACTGAAAAGACCTATCAAACCATGCTGGACCGAGCAAACGAGGATCTCCAGCAAGGCAAAACAGGGGTGGTCCTTGATGGGTCCTACAGCAAGGCAACAGATCGCCATAAGGTCAACGAGCTGGCACAGACCTTACAGGTCAATGCTCTTTTCTTTCTCTGCTCTTGTTCCGAACAGGAAACCCAGCGCCGCCTTGCCCTGCGTGCCCAGGATCCCAATGCGGTTTCCGATGGACGTTGGGAGATTTTTGTTCAGCAAAGGGCAAAGTTTGAGCAGCCGGATGAGCTGCCTTTGCAACAGCTTTCACGTATCGACACTGAAGCGGATCCACAAGAATTACTAGGTCTATTAACAAGCTGA
- a CDS encoding response regulator → MSEKNTLLIIDDIVDNLMLLGEAMSPEYKIKVATSGVQGLELAVQEPKPDLILLDIMMPGIDGYEVCRRLKADTRTKHIPVIFLSALDKESDELQGLDAGAVDFITKPFKLEVVRARINTQLELLRMREQLQTARLKAEAASQSKSVFLANMSHEIRTPMSAIMGMTDLALERATDSQQQSYLETVKLSADALLALINDILDFSKIEAGQMELDEHPFLLAEAIEAAMRTVSILLKEKGLEITLEIAPDVPVAVAGDSLRFRQIILNLLSNAIKFSEKGIIRINVTAEHAGPETITLRISVADQGIGIQQDKISSIFSAFSQADSSVSRKFGGTGLGLAICRQLCELMDGTISVESEYGHGSTFSFTAMFGSTSQDNIVRPETTGSELLNIRPIRVLLVEDNAANRFLIRVVLEKFKHEVIEAVDGIEALTIILDDHFDLILTDVQMPKLDGYRFTQIIRACEEGKELAPDLADKLDSDLVSKLRQQLHGKHRLVISMTANAMSGDKEKCFTAGMDDYLTKPLNQEELALTLNRWLPKE, encoded by the coding sequence ATGAGTGAAAAAAACACCCTCCTTATTATTGATGATATAGTCGATAACCTGATGCTCCTTGGGGAAGCTATGTCCCCTGAGTATAAAATCAAGGTTGCGACAAGTGGTGTGCAGGGACTGGAACTCGCTGTTCAGGAGCCCAAACCCGATCTCATCCTGCTGGATATCATGATGCCGGGTATTGATGGCTACGAAGTCTGCCGCCGTTTAAAGGCAGATACCCGGACCAAACATATTCCGGTTATTTTTCTCAGCGCCTTGGACAAAGAAAGTGATGAACTGCAAGGGCTTGACGCAGGAGCTGTTGATTTCATTACCAAGCCCTTTAAACTGGAAGTAGTCCGGGCCCGCATTAATACCCAGCTTGAACTCCTCCGGATGCGGGAACAACTACAGACAGCCCGCCTGAAAGCAGAAGCAGCCTCCCAGTCCAAATCAGTTTTTCTCGCTAACATGAGCCATGAGATCAGAACCCCGATGAGTGCCATCATGGGGATGACTGATCTCGCGCTGGAACGCGCCACGGATTCCCAGCAGCAGAGCTACCTGGAAACCGTCAAACTTTCCGCAGATGCCCTCCTGGCCCTGATTAATGATATCCTCGATTTCTCCAAAATCGAAGCCGGGCAAATGGAGCTAGACGAGCACCCCTTCCTCCTTGCAGAGGCCATTGAGGCTGCCATGCGAACGGTCTCTATCCTCTTAAAAGAGAAAGGGCTTGAAATCACCTTGGAGATTGCCCCGGATGTTCCTGTGGCTGTGGCAGGCGACAGTCTTCGCTTTCGTCAGATCATTCTTAACCTGCTCAGCAATGCCATCAAATTTTCTGAAAAGGGTATTATCCGCATCAATGTTACTGCGGAACATGCCGGACCAGAAACCATCACCCTGCGTATTTCAGTTGCTGACCAAGGTATAGGCATTCAACAGGACAAGATAAGCTCTATCTTCAGCGCCTTTTCCCAGGCAGACAGTTCGGTTTCCAGAAAATTCGGTGGCACCGGCCTCGGTCTGGCCATCTGTCGCCAACTTTGCGAGCTCATGGATGGCACCATCAGCGTAGAGAGCGAATACGGCCACGGAAGCACCTTTTCCTTCACAGCTATGTTCGGTTCCACCTCGCAAGACAACATCGTACGACCAGAAACCACGGGCTCTGAGCTCTTGAATATTCGCCCCATTCGGGTGTTGCTAGTTGAAGATAACGCCGCAAACCGTTTCTTGATTCGGGTTGTCCTGGAAAAATTCAAGCACGAGGTTATTGAGGCTGTTGACGGCATTGAGGCTCTCACTATTATATTAGACGATCATTTTGACTTGATCCTCACAGATGTTCAGATGCCAAAACTGGACGGCTACAGGTTCACTCAAATTATTCGGGCCTGCGAAGAGGGCAAGGAACTTGCTCCAGACCTTGCGGACAAACTGGACAGCGATCTGGTCAGTAAACTCCGCCAGCAATTGCACGGCAAACATCGTCTGGTCATCTCTATGACAGCCAACGCCATGAGCGGTGATAAGGAAAAATGTTTCACTGCGGGTATGGATGATTATCTCACCAAGCCTCTGAATCAGGAGGAGCTGGCGCTCACCCTCAACCGCTGGCTTCCCAAGGAATAG
- a CDS encoding NIL domain-containing protein encodes MTRIYLLRYPKDTSNQPIICHLVQRYEVEFNILKADIRPQRDGIMVLEMKGQKEKVVDALDYLKSLGVKAERLAGKVHRDESKCFQCGACTGICPVGALYIEKPSMEVTFEVEKCTACGLCVPGCPVRAMNISFDPATKTGTPA; translated from the coding sequence ATGACCAGAATATACCTCCTCCGTTATCCGAAAGACACCTCAAATCAACCTATTATTTGCCACCTGGTGCAACGCTATGAAGTGGAATTCAATATCCTGAAAGCGGATATCCGCCCCCAGCGGGATGGCATCATGGTACTGGAAATGAAGGGACAGAAAGAAAAAGTCGTTGATGCCCTGGATTACCTAAAAAGTTTGGGCGTGAAGGCAGAACGTCTTGCGGGTAAAGTGCATCGAGATGAAAGCAAATGCTTCCAGTGCGGGGCCTGCACAGGTATCTGTCCGGTCGGTGCCTTATACATCGAAAAACCATCAATGGAAGTCACCTTTGAGGTGGAAAAATGCACCGCTTGTGGTCTCTGTGTACCAGGTTGCCCGGTCCGGGCTATGAATATTTCTTTTGATCCCGCGACCAAGACCGGAACCCCAGCATAA